From Buchnera aphidicola (Nipponaphis monzeni), the proteins below share one genomic window:
- a CDS encoding TIGR00645 family protein — MKKMIARIIYASRWLMFPVYVGLSCSFILLTLKFFQQVISVIPDILTLSESGLILIVLSLIDIALVGGLLVMVMFSGYENFIVKMDMIENQQRLSWMGTMDVNSIKNKVASSIVAISSVHLLRIFMNAEKILNDKIMWCVIVHLTFVISAFGMAVIDKMNKKKYI, encoded by the coding sequence ATGAAAAAAATGATAGCAAGAATTATTTATGCTTCTCGTTGGCTCATGTTTCCTGTTTATGTTGGATTATCATGTAGTTTTATTTTACTTACTTTAAAATTTTTTCAACAAGTAATTTCTGTTATTCCAGATATTTTAACTTTATCTGAATCAGGACTTATTCTAATTGTTTTATCATTAATTGATATAGCTTTGGTAGGTGGCTTATTAGTAATGGTTATGTTTTCTGGATATGAAAATTTTATAGTAAAAATGGATATGATAGAAAACCAACAAAGATTAAGTTGGATGGGAACTATGGACGTAAATTCAATAAAAAATAAGGTAGCTTCATCGATAGTAGCCATATCTTCTGTACACTTATTACGTATTTTTATGAATGCTGAAAAAATTTTAAATGACAAAATTATGTGGTGTGTGATCGTACATTTAACTTTTGTTATATCTGCTTTTGGTATGGCTGTTATTGATAAAATGAATAAAAAAAAGTATATTTAA
- the leuD gene encoding 3-isopropylmalate dehydratase small subunit, with the protein MKKFIKHIGKVVPINRSNIDTDAIIPKQFLKKVTKNGFGEQLFYNWKYLSTNNLKLNKNFSLNKTIYQNSSILLTGKNFGCGSSREHAVWALKNYGFKVIIASSFADIFYNNSFNNQLLLINLDEKNINLVFNIVAQNPGIKMTVNLLKNYIKILEQKIFFNINSFYKHCMLNGLDSIDHTLQYKTKIKFYEKKISYFFPKVI; encoded by the coding sequence ATGAAAAAATTTATTAAACACATAGGTAAAGTAGTTCCTATAAATAGGTCTAATATAGATACAGATGCAATTATTCCTAAACAATTTTTAAAAAAAGTAACAAAAAATGGATTTGGTGAACAACTATTTTATAATTGGAAATATCTTTCAACTAATAATTTAAAATTAAACAAAAATTTTTCTTTAAATAAAACTATTTATCAAAATAGCAGTATTTTATTAACTGGAAAAAATTTTGGATGCGGCTCTTCTAGAGAACATGCTGTATGGGCATTGAAAAATTATGGTTTTAAAGTTATTATTGCATCAAGTTTTGCTGACATTTTTTATAATAATAGTTTTAATAATCAATTATTATTAATTAATTTAGATGAAAAAAATATTAATTTGGTATTTAATATTGTAGCACAAAATCCTGGTATTAAAATGACAGTTAATTTATTAAAAAATTATATTAAGATATTAGAACAAAAAATTTTTTTTAATATTAATTCATTTTACAAACATTGTATGTTAAATGGACTAGATAGTATTGATCATACTTTACAATATAAAACTAAAATAAAATTTTATGAAAAAAAAATATCTTATTTTTTTCCTAAAGTAATATAG
- the leuC gene encoding 3-isopropylmalate dehydratase large subunit, with the protein MAKNLYNKIYDAHIVSNDKSQIPIIYVDLHLLHEVTSPQAFNSLRTYKRCVRRPDKTIATMDHNVSTQNNSIEASGIEAQIQMQELVKNCQEFNIQLYDLKHPNQGIVHVISPEQGLTLPGTIIVCGDSHTSTHGAFGALAFGIGTSEVEHVLATQTLKQNRFKTMKIEINGYIPKYVTAKDVILSIIKKIGTSAGTGYVIEFCGSTIINLSMEGRMTICNMAIEMGAKSGIIAPDNITFDYLKNRHFSPKKNDWKLAKKYWKSLKSDNNAYFDKTFTFNVSSLSPQISWGTNPSQVVNVTDKIPFPESFKKRYEQKNAEKSLSYMKLTAGTYLTDLTIDKVFIGSCTNSRIEDLRLAATIVNSKKVSSNIQAIVVPGSKLVKKQAEIEGLDLIFIKSGFEWRLPGCSMCLGMNNDKLNRGERCASTSNRNFENRQGRGGLTHLVSPATAAAAAIFGRFVDVRNIN; encoded by the coding sequence ATGGCAAAAAATTTGTATAATAAAATTTATGACGCACATATTGTTTCCAATGATAAAAGTCAAATTCCAATTATATATGTTGATTTACATTTATTACACGAAGTAACATCTCCACAAGCTTTTAATTCTCTAAGAACTTATAAAAGATGTGTACGACGTCCTGATAAAACTATTGCAACAATGGACCATAATGTCTCAACTCAAAATAATAGTATCGAAGCTTCTGGAATAGAAGCTCAAATACAAATGCAAGAGCTTGTTAAAAATTGTCAAGAATTCAATATTCAACTTTACGATTTAAAACATCCAAATCAAGGTATAGTGCATGTTATTAGTCCTGAACAAGGGTTAACATTACCAGGAACAATAATAGTGTGTGGTGACTCTCATACTTCGACTCACGGTGCTTTTGGAGCATTAGCTTTCGGAATTGGTACTTCTGAAGTAGAACATGTTTTAGCGACTCAAACTTTAAAACAAAATCGTTTTAAAACTATGAAAATAGAAATTAATGGATATATTCCTAAATACGTTACAGCTAAAGATGTTATTTTATCAATTATAAAAAAAATTGGTACTTCAGCTGGTACTGGATATGTTATAGAATTTTGCGGAAGTACTATTATTAATTTAAGTATGGAAGGAAGAATGACTATATGTAATATGGCTATTGAAATGGGAGCAAAATCAGGAATTATAGCACCAGATAATATAACTTTTGATTATTTAAAAAATCGTCATTTTTCACCTAAAAAAAATGATTGGAAATTAGCAAAAAAATATTGGAAATCTTTAAAATCCGATAACAACGCTTATTTTGATAAAACTTTTACGTTTAATGTTTCCTCTCTTTCTCCTCAAATTTCTTGGGGTACTAATCCTAGTCAAGTAGTAAATGTAACTGATAAAATACCTTTTCCTGAATCATTTAAAAAAAGATATGAACAAAAAAATGCTGAAAAATCATTATCTTATATGAAATTAACTGCTGGTACGTATTTAACTGATCTTACAATTGATAAAGTATTTATAGGTTCTTGTACTAATTCTAGAATAGAAGATTTAAGATTAGCAGCAACTATTGTTAATAGTAAAAAAGTCTCTTCAAATATTCAAGCTATTGTTGTACCTGGATCAAAATTAGTAAAAAAACAAGCTGAAATAGAAGGATTAGATTTAATTTTTATTAAGTCTGGTTTTGAATGGAGGTTACCAGGATGCTCAATGTGTTTAGGTATGAATAATGATAAATTAAATCGTGGAGAACGATGTGCATCTACAAGTAATAGAAATTTTGAAAATAGGCAAGGTAGAGGTGGTTTAACTCATTTAGTAAGCCCTGCAACAGCAGCTGCAGCTGCTATATTTGGACGTTTTGTAGATGTTAGAAACATTAATTAG
- the leuB gene encoding 3-isopropylmalate dehydrogenase, whose product MKKKYNIAILPGDGIGPEIIREGYKIIKILNEKFHSNINTQEYIIGGASIDKYGLALTKKTLLGCKQSDAILFGSVGGEKWNKLPENQRPEKAALLKLRKKFNLFANIRPSKLYPCLINASPLKRNIIEKGINILCIRELIEGIYFGPSGIEIINNLEKRAFDTELYYQSTIEKIAKFAFKIAQKNNYKITSIDKSNVLKSSLLWRNTVTKISKEFPNVQLSHLYVDNAVMQIVKCPSQFDILLSSNLFGDIISDECAAITGSIGMLPSASLNENGFALYEPAGGSAPDIQGKNIANPIAQILSIAMLAEYTLKSLEISNAIEYAVHEALKLGYRTLDILNLDNKKDYISTSQMGDFIAQILKYKA is encoded by the coding sequence ATGAAAAAAAAATACAATATTGCAATATTACCAGGAGATGGCATAGGTCCTGAAATTATTCGAGAAGGTTATAAAATAATAAAAATATTAAATGAAAAATTTCATAGTAATATTAATACTCAAGAATATATTATTGGAGGTGCCTCTATAGATAAATATGGTTTAGCCCTTACTAAAAAAACTTTATTAGGATGTAAACAATCAGATGCTATTTTATTTGGTTCTGTTGGAGGAGAAAAATGGAATAAATTACCAGAGAATCAAAGACCGGAAAAAGCAGCTTTACTGAAATTAAGAAAAAAATTTAATTTATTTGCTAATATTCGACCATCTAAATTATATCCATGTTTAATAAACGCATCTCCTTTAAAACGTAATATTATAGAAAAAGGTATAAATATCCTTTGCATTAGAGAACTAATTGAAGGTATTTATTTTGGTCCTAGTGGAATTGAAATTATCAATAATTTAGAAAAAAGAGCTTTTGATACAGAATTATATTATCAATCTACAATCGAAAAAATAGCGAAGTTTGCGTTTAAAATCGCTCAAAAAAATAATTATAAAATAACTTCAATTGATAAATCTAACGTACTAAAATCTTCTTTATTATGGAGAAACACAGTTACTAAGATATCAAAAGAATTTCCCAATGTTCAATTATCTCATTTATATGTAGATAACGCAGTAATGCAGATTGTTAAATGTCCTAGTCAGTTCGATATCCTATTATCTTCTAATCTATTTGGAGATATCATCTCAGATGAATGTGCTGCTATTACTGGTTCAATTGGTATGTTACCTTCAGCTAGTTTAAATGAAAATGGTTTCGCTTTATATGAACCAGCAGGGGGATCTGCTCCAGATATTCAAGGTAAGAATATTGCAAACCCAATTGCTCAAATTTTATCAATAGCTATGCTAGCAGAATACACTTTAAAATCTTTAGAAATATCAAATGCTATAGAATATGCTGTACATGAAGCCTTAAAGTTAGGATATAGAACATTAGATATCTTAAATTTAGATAATAAAAAAGATTATATTTCTACAAGTCAAATGGGCGATTTTATTGCACAAATATTAAAATATAAGGCATAA
- the leuA gene encoding 2-isopropylmalate synthase, which yields MNQQVIIFDTTLRDGEQSLQSSLNTSEKLKIALALEKMGIDIIEAGFPISSPEDFKSVQTISNNIKHARICSLARCVQKDIDIAVQAMQLAKNFRIHIFLGTSNLHVTSKLKKNFKDILEMAVYFVKYARNFTDDIEFSCEDAGRTSMSNLYQIVSKTIQAGASTINIPDTVGFTIPNQFSKIIQNLYENVTNIHQAIISVHCHNDLGMAVANSIAAIQSGARQVEGTINGIGERAGNAALEELAMIMKIKSKLLNVKNNINYKEIYNTSRIVSQICNVPIPFNKAIVGKNAFAHSSGIHQDGVLKNRENYEIFTPDLIGLKTVKLNLTSRSGRAVVKHYMGKMGYSNKDYDLNLLYINFLKLADQKGQLFDYDLEILAFVKDYNKLLKFYKLIFFNAQLKFDESIIITIKMNCGEKTCSQTISTTKGLFYAINKACMKITNYPIFLKKVKIVTNQQKTKILNQTYLTIKYLDKLFYGTSASTNFVKSYILAITKILNSIFQYRQVNKNKKIYKK from the coding sequence ATGAATCAGCAAGTTATAATTTTTGATACTACATTAAGAGATGGAGAGCAATCTTTGCAATCTAGTCTTAATACATCAGAAAAATTAAAAATTGCTTTGGCTTTGGAAAAAATGGGAATTGATATTATTGAAGCAGGATTTCCTATTTCTTCTCCTGAAGATTTTAAATCAGTACAAACTATATCTAATAATATTAAACATGCTCGAATATGTAGTTTAGCTCGATGTGTTCAAAAAGATATTGATATTGCAGTACAAGCAATGCAATTAGCAAAAAATTTTAGAATTCATATATTTTTAGGAACCTCTAATCTTCATGTTACATCAAAATTAAAAAAAAATTTTAAAGACATTTTAGAAATGGCTGTTTACTTTGTAAAATATGCTCGAAATTTTACAGATGACATTGAATTTTCCTGCGAAGATGCAGGTCGTACTTCGATGAGTAATTTATACCAAATTGTTTCAAAAACTATTCAAGCTGGTGCTTCAACTATTAATATTCCAGACACTGTAGGTTTCACTATTCCAAATCAATTTTCAAAAATTATACAGAACCTATATGAAAATGTTACTAACATTCATCAGGCAATTATTTCAGTTCATTGTCATAATGATTTAGGTATGGCTGTTGCAAATTCTATTGCTGCAATACAATCAGGTGCTCGACAAGTAGAAGGAACTATTAATGGTATTGGAGAAAGGGCAGGTAACGCTGCTTTAGAAGAACTTGCTATGATTATGAAAATTAAATCAAAACTTTTAAATGTAAAAAATAATATTAATTATAAAGAGATTTATAATACTAGTCGAATTGTTAGCCAAATCTGTAATGTACCTATTCCATTTAATAAAGCAATTGTTGGGAAAAATGCTTTTGCTCATTCTTCAGGTATACATCAAGATGGTGTTTTAAAAAATAGAGAAAACTATGAAATATTTACACCTGATTTAATAGGACTAAAAACAGTTAAATTAAATTTAACTTCTCGTTCGGGCAGAGCAGTTGTTAAACATTATATGGGAAAAATGGGATACTCAAATAAAGATTATGATTTAAATTTATTGTACATTAATTTTTTAAAACTAGCTGATCAAAAAGGGCAATTATTCGATTACGATTTAGAAATACTTGCTTTTGTTAAAGATTACAATAAGTTATTAAAATTTTATAAGTTAATATTTTTTAATGCTCAATTAAAATTTGACGAATCAATTATAATTACAATTAAAATGAATTGTGGAGAAAAAACTTGTAGTCAAACTATTTCTACTACTAAAGGACTTTTTTATGCTATAAACAAAGCATGTATGAAAATTACTAATTATCCTATTTTTTTAAAAAAAGTAAAAATTGTTACTAATCAACAAAAAACAAAAATCTTAAATCAAACATATTTGACAATAAAATATTTAGATAAATTATTTTACGGTACAAGTGCGTCAACTAATTTTGTTAAATCGTATATATTAGCAATAACAAAAATACTTAATAGTATATTTCAGTATCGTCAAGTTAATAAAAATAAAAAAATATATAAAAAATAG